Proteins from a single region of Schistocerca gregaria isolate iqSchGreg1 chromosome 3, iqSchGreg1.2, whole genome shotgun sequence:
- the LOC126354132 gene encoding keratin-associated protein 5-4-like, producing the protein MCVSAASSQIGVCQCSASCQIGVCKCSPSSQISVCPCSPSSQIGVCQCCASSQIGVCQCCASSQIDVCLCSASSYIGVCLCSASSQISVYQCSAPSQISVCQCSASSQISVCKCSASFQISVCQYSASSQISVCQCSASSQIRVCQCSGSYQICVCQCSASSQISVCQCIASSQISVCQCIASSQISVCQCSASSQISVSQCRASSQISVCKCRSSSQISVSQCNASSQISVSQCSASSQIRVCLCSASSQISVCLCSASSQISVCLCSASSQISVCLCSASSKISVCQCSASSQIDVCQCSASSKTSVCHCSASSQISK; encoded by the exons tgcttcttcccaaataggtgtgtgtcagtgtagtgcttcttgccaaataggtgtgtgtaagtgtagtccttcttcccaaataagtgtgtgtccgtgtagtccttcttcccaaataggtgtgtgtcagtgttgtgcttcttcccaaatag gtgtgtgtcagtgttgtgcttcttcccaaatagatgtgtgtctgtgtagtgcttcttcatatataggtgtgtgtctgtgtagcgcttcttcccaaataagtgtgtatcagtgtagtgctccttcccaaataagtgtgtgtcagtgtagtgcttcttcccaaataagtgtgtgtaagtgtagtgcgtctttccaaataagtgtgtgtcagtatagtgcttcttcccaaataagtgtgtgtcagtgtagtgcttcttcccaaatacgtgtgtgtcagtgtagtggttcttaccaaatatgtgtgtgtcagtgtagtgcttcttcacaaataagtgtgtgtcagtgtattgcttcatcccaaataagtgtgtgtcagtgtattgcttcatcccaaataagtgtgtgtcagtgtagtgcttcttcccaaataagtgtgagtcagtgtagagcttcttcccaaataagtgtgtgtaagtgtcgatcttcttcgcaaataagtgtgagtcagtgtaatgcttcttcccaaataagtgtgagtcagtgtagtgcttcttcccaaatacgtgtgtgtctgtgtagtgcttcttcccaaataagtgtgtgtctgtgtagtgcttcttcccaaataagtgtgtgtctgtgtagtgcttcttcccaaataagtgtgtgtctgtgtagtgcttcttccaaaataagtgtgtgtcagtgtagtgcttcttcccaaatagatgtgtgtcagtgtagtgcttcttccaaaacaagtgtgtgtcattgtagtgcttcttcccaaataagtaaataa